A single genomic interval of Cervus elaphus chromosome 19, mCerEla1.1, whole genome shotgun sequence harbors:
- the TSC22D2 gene encoding TSC22 domain family protein 2 isoform X3 — protein sequence MSKMPAKKKSCFQITSVTTAQVATSITEDTESLDDPDESRTEDVSSEIFDVSRATDYGPEEVCERSSSEETLNNVGDAETPGTVSPNLLLDGQLAAATAAPANGGGAVSARSVAGVLPSTVSPASTSVPSSGAPGAPPVTGPSATPGAAASSQPPTTCSSRFRVIKLDHGSGEPYRRGRWTCMEYYERDSDSSVLTRSGDCIRHSNTFDQTAERDSGLGATGGSVVVVVASMPGAHGPDSGTDSSLTAVSQLPPSEKMSQPAPAPPQSFGVGQPQPPPPPVGGAVAPSSASLPLFPGAAAAPPQRLAAPPPSQAQGAGPPGPNGQGLPLTNVTLAQPGLAVGAATAPPPQQFAYPQPPMPPGHLLPVPPAGQSEYLQPHVAGLQPPSPAQPSSAGAAAGLPAGTGQNAASAGAQMMGAPSLPGEAVAPGPGPAPGQPAGVPPAAVGGTAPSGLVPAGVGQPQAAPPPQMGGSGAPSVVPGGPLAVVPGVANVPAAAPAPSVPSVSTTSVTMPNVPAPLGQAPQLCSQPPVSRSGSSIQHVGLPLAPGTASAPTSLPQSDLSQFQTQTQPLVGQVDDTRRKSEPLPQPPLSLIAENKPVVKPPVADALANPLQLTPMNSLATSVFSIAIPVDGDEDRNPSTAFYQAFHLNTVQESKNLWDRSIPSGSVVKNLPAKAGDAGLIAGLEDCLEKEMATTPVFLPGKSHG from the coding sequence ATGTCCAAGATGCCGGCCAAGAAGAAGAGCTGCTTCCAGATCACCAGTGTCACCACGGCCCAGGTGGCTACTAGCATCACCGAGGACACCGAAAGCCTGGACGACCCGGATGAGTCACGCACAGAGGACGTTTCTTCCGAGATATTCGACGTTTCTCGGGCCACGGATTACGGCCCCGAGGAGGTCTGCGAGCGCAGCTCCTCCGAAGAGACGCTCAACAATGTTGGGGATGCGGAGACTCCCGGGACCGTCTCCCCCAACCTCCTCCTGGACGGACAGCTGGCGGCCGCGACAGCCGCTCCGGCCAACGGAGGAGGAGCCGTTTCGGCCCGGAGCGTGGCCGGGGTGCTGCCCAGCACCGTGTCGCCGGCCTCCACCTCAGTCCCCTCCTCAGGGGCCCCCGGCGCTCCCCCGGTCACGGGCCCGTCCGCCACGCCAGGAGCTGCCGCCTCATCACAGCCCCCCACCACTTGTAGTTCGCGTTTTCGCGTGATCAAGCTGGACCACGGCAGCGGGGAGCCTTACAGACGCGGCCGATGGACGTGCATGGAATACTATGAGCGGGATTCCGATAGCAGCGTCCTGACCCGGTCCGGGGATTGCATTAGGCACAGCAATACTTTTGACCAGACTGCGGAGCGGGACAGCGGCCTGGGCGCCACCGGAGGgtcggtggtggtggtggtggcctcCATGCCGGGCGCGCACGGGCCCGACTCGGGAACTGACAGCTCCTTGACTGCTGTGTCACAGCTACCCCCGTCGGAGAAAATGAGCCaacccgccccggccccgccgcaGAGTTTTGGCGTTGGGCAGCCGCAGCCGCCGCCTCCGCCCGTAGGTGGGGCTGTGGCTCCAAGTTCGGCTTCGTTGCCGCTGTTCCCGGGAGCCGCGGCCGCGCCGCCGCAGAGGTTGGCAGCCCCGCCGCCCAGCCAGGCCCAGGGCGCCGGGCCCCCGGGGCCCAACGGACAGGGCCTGCCGCTGACGAATGTAACCCTGGCGCAGCCCGGCCTGGCCGTGGGCGCTGCCACCGCGCCCCCGCCCCAGCAGTTCGCGTATCCTCAGCCTCCGATGCCGCCGGGCCATCTGCTGCCTGTCCCGCCCGCCGGCCAGAGTGAGTACCTGCAGCCGCACGTGGCCGGCCTGCAGCCGCCCAGCCCTGCGCAGCCCTCTTCCGCGGGCGCAGCAGCGGGTCTCCCCGCGGGCACCGGCCAGAACGCCGCCTCCGCTGGCGCGCAGATGATGGGTGCGCCCTCCTTGCCCGGAGAAGCGGTGGCCCCTGGGCCGGGCCCCGCGCCCGGTCAGCCGGCCGGAGTGCCCCCGGCTGCAGTGGGAGGCACGGCGCCGTCGGGCCTGGTTCCCGCTGGGGTCGGGCAGCCGCAGGCCGCGCCTCCGCCGCAGATGGGTGGCAGCGGCGCGCCGTCGGTCGTGCCCGGCGGCCCTCTCGCCGTGGTGCCCGGAGTTGCCAACGTGCCTGCAGCCGCGCCCGCTCCCAGCGTGCCTAGTGTGTCGACCACTTCTGTTACTATGCCAAATGTCCCCGCGCCCCTGGGCCAGGCGCCGCAGCTTTGCAGCCAGCCTCCGGTCAGCAGGAGCGGCAGCAGCATCCAGCACGTGGGGCTGCCCTTAGCGCCCGGCACAGCCAGTGCCCCGACGAGTCTACCGCAGTCTGACCTGAGCCAGTTTCAGACTCAGACCCAGCCTTTAGTCGGGCAAGTTGACGATACTAGAAGAAAATCAGAACCCCTACCTCAACCACCACTTTCTCTCATTGCTGAAAATAAGCCTGTTGTGAAGCCTCCTGTTGCAGATGCCCTGGCAAACCCCCTTCAGTTAACACCTATGAACAGTCTCGCCACCTCTGTATTCAGCATAGCTATTCCTGTTGATGGTGATGAAGACAG
- the TSC22D2 gene encoding TSC22 domain family protein 2 isoform X4 has translation MSKMPAKKKSCFQITSVTTAQVATSITEDTESLDDPDESRTEDVSSEIFDVSRATDYGPEEVCERSSSEETLNNVGDAETPGTVSPNLLLDGQLAAATAAPANGGGAVSARSVAGVLPSTVSPASTSVPSSGAPGAPPVTGPSATPGAAASSQPPTTCSSRFRVIKLDHGSGEPYRRGRWTCMEYYERDSDSSVLTRSGDCIRHSNTFDQTAERDSGLGATGGSVVVVVASMPGAHGPDSGTDSSLTAVSQLPPSEKMSQPAPAPPQSFGVGQPQPPPPPVGGAVAPSSASLPLFPGAAAAPPQRLAAPPPSQAQGAGPPGPNGQGLPLTNVTLAQPGLAVGAATAPPPQQFAYPQPPMPPGHLLPVPPAGQSEYLQPHVAGLQPPSPAQPSSAGAAAGLPAGTGQNAASAGAQMMGAPSLPGEAVAPGPGPAPGQPAGVPPAAVGGTAPSGLVPAGVGQPQAAPPPQMGGSGAPSVVPGGPLAVVPGVANVPAAAPAPSVPSVSTTSVTMPNVPAPLGQAPQLCSQPPVSRSGSSIQHVGLPLAPGTASAPTSLPQSDLSQFQTQTQPLVGQVDDTRRKSEPLPQPPLSLIAENKPVVKPPVADALANPLQLTPMNSLATSVFSIAIPVDGDEDRNPSTAFYQAFHLNTVQESKNLWDRS, from the coding sequence ATGTCCAAGATGCCGGCCAAGAAGAAGAGCTGCTTCCAGATCACCAGTGTCACCACGGCCCAGGTGGCTACTAGCATCACCGAGGACACCGAAAGCCTGGACGACCCGGATGAGTCACGCACAGAGGACGTTTCTTCCGAGATATTCGACGTTTCTCGGGCCACGGATTACGGCCCCGAGGAGGTCTGCGAGCGCAGCTCCTCCGAAGAGACGCTCAACAATGTTGGGGATGCGGAGACTCCCGGGACCGTCTCCCCCAACCTCCTCCTGGACGGACAGCTGGCGGCCGCGACAGCCGCTCCGGCCAACGGAGGAGGAGCCGTTTCGGCCCGGAGCGTGGCCGGGGTGCTGCCCAGCACCGTGTCGCCGGCCTCCACCTCAGTCCCCTCCTCAGGGGCCCCCGGCGCTCCCCCGGTCACGGGCCCGTCCGCCACGCCAGGAGCTGCCGCCTCATCACAGCCCCCCACCACTTGTAGTTCGCGTTTTCGCGTGATCAAGCTGGACCACGGCAGCGGGGAGCCTTACAGACGCGGCCGATGGACGTGCATGGAATACTATGAGCGGGATTCCGATAGCAGCGTCCTGACCCGGTCCGGGGATTGCATTAGGCACAGCAATACTTTTGACCAGACTGCGGAGCGGGACAGCGGCCTGGGCGCCACCGGAGGgtcggtggtggtggtggtggcctcCATGCCGGGCGCGCACGGGCCCGACTCGGGAACTGACAGCTCCTTGACTGCTGTGTCACAGCTACCCCCGTCGGAGAAAATGAGCCaacccgccccggccccgccgcaGAGTTTTGGCGTTGGGCAGCCGCAGCCGCCGCCTCCGCCCGTAGGTGGGGCTGTGGCTCCAAGTTCGGCTTCGTTGCCGCTGTTCCCGGGAGCCGCGGCCGCGCCGCCGCAGAGGTTGGCAGCCCCGCCGCCCAGCCAGGCCCAGGGCGCCGGGCCCCCGGGGCCCAACGGACAGGGCCTGCCGCTGACGAATGTAACCCTGGCGCAGCCCGGCCTGGCCGTGGGCGCTGCCACCGCGCCCCCGCCCCAGCAGTTCGCGTATCCTCAGCCTCCGATGCCGCCGGGCCATCTGCTGCCTGTCCCGCCCGCCGGCCAGAGTGAGTACCTGCAGCCGCACGTGGCCGGCCTGCAGCCGCCCAGCCCTGCGCAGCCCTCTTCCGCGGGCGCAGCAGCGGGTCTCCCCGCGGGCACCGGCCAGAACGCCGCCTCCGCTGGCGCGCAGATGATGGGTGCGCCCTCCTTGCCCGGAGAAGCGGTGGCCCCTGGGCCGGGCCCCGCGCCCGGTCAGCCGGCCGGAGTGCCCCCGGCTGCAGTGGGAGGCACGGCGCCGTCGGGCCTGGTTCCCGCTGGGGTCGGGCAGCCGCAGGCCGCGCCTCCGCCGCAGATGGGTGGCAGCGGCGCGCCGTCGGTCGTGCCCGGCGGCCCTCTCGCCGTGGTGCCCGGAGTTGCCAACGTGCCTGCAGCCGCGCCCGCTCCCAGCGTGCCTAGTGTGTCGACCACTTCTGTTACTATGCCAAATGTCCCCGCGCCCCTGGGCCAGGCGCCGCAGCTTTGCAGCCAGCCTCCGGTCAGCAGGAGCGGCAGCAGCATCCAGCACGTGGGGCTGCCCTTAGCGCCCGGCACAGCCAGTGCCCCGACGAGTCTACCGCAGTCTGACCTGAGCCAGTTTCAGACTCAGACCCAGCCTTTAGTCGGGCAAGTTGACGATACTAGAAGAAAATCAGAACCCCTACCTCAACCACCACTTTCTCTCATTGCTGAAAATAAGCCTGTTGTGAAGCCTCCTGTTGCAGATGCCCTGGCAAACCCCCTTCAGTTAACACCTATGAACAGTCTCGCCACCTCTGTATTCAGCATAGCTATTCCTGTTGATGGTGATGAAGACAG